A genomic stretch from Salarias fasciatus chromosome 10, fSalaFa1.1, whole genome shotgun sequence includes:
- the radx gene encoding RPA-related protein RADX isoform X1 yields the protein MEDNSSCSSMVTAVPQSSFLQRILDRLSSTHCLKLGAEEAAPVAVISLQRYLSEQTDCYSYDLTVTDGVWRAKCFLHPSLNQMVHKNILKTGADVSITQCSFVYNERTLGHGYMCIEKIRCCGDRSAVLPDINDVFSLPMLVKQGMERSAVLQSDAPLQLSRKHYLSLWNNDDPEGDMWRSGSSSSVTVLDVSRVTLLSNLGSGLREPWKFLPLLVKIIHKSRLRYYGKFGQKIDYPYQAYFEVADQSGTMSLVLWNELCPEFYQRFTVGTVLYLQNYTLKQSYSNRSRPQMDHHRLQTFTSVEICLNRHNPTAIITVISPKNVRPEWMLPDVCYQFTCRSELDKLANNAACDVIALVTFVGRVERVKSKMTKGPEKYWTYRWIHAVDGTSDHPFVLELFSSSQMDIFSRICPMTYLVCTQMRLCQVEGSLPYLTSSSETEMFVTGCHKGQPYVSDPRVKSFIQWTKTQKDNAVLQKTAVGGHYCYPHPPRTFTQSAADASVQVPLVSAEDLKQELASLQYREHKKLAIQGQITAVRYMERPKVPDAHQPGDEQTVPDTHSPSAAAEQQSRLPSPSSDGSSAGSGRKRIPVRKTKQSSNDGGTSAKRRLVYKDAEEESHHCDPACEEVQHVETEEDNRDSDALSWESSSWATQRQEVREHLCDGGLYRDSVSRRFSFEEKDVLLQWGNLQPTRWHPDLTADAVPPADCPGYYQVTILGINKQIAVDAACFPVVTSDDPRTVGLSQDPHGNTMLSCLSSGFLCPLGDAASHSETALPEPNEILATAGELEDTHLVCILDLCHLGGDEVEILISKVYKVSEVSFS from the exons ATGGAAGATAACTCGTCCTGTTCTTCGATGGTGACTGCTGTCCCTCAGTCGTCCTTTCTGCAGAGGATTTTGGATCGATTATCAAGCACACATTGCCTGAAGCTCGGAGCCGAGGAGGCTGCTCCGGTGGCTGTCATTTCCCTGCAGAGGTACCTGTCAGAGCAGACTGACTGCTACAGCTACGACCTGACAGTCACTGACGGGGTGTGGCGGGCCAAATGTTTCCTTCACCCCAGTTTAAATCAGATGGTGCACAAAAACATCCTGAAGACTGGGGCCGACGTCAGCATCACGCAGTGCTCGTTTGTGTACAACGAGAGGACACTGGGACATGGTTACATGTGCATCGAGAAGATCAGGTGTTGCGGTGACAGGTCTGCCGTCCTGCCCGACATAAACGACGTTTTTTCCCTGCCCATGCTGGTAAAACAGGGCATGGAGAGGAGCGCGGTGCTGCAGAGCGATGCTCCTcttcagctgagcagaaaaCACTACCTGTCTCTGTGGAACAACGACGACCCTGAAGGGGACATGTGGCGTTCAGGGTCCTCCTCTTCTGTTACAGTGCTGGATG TGTCCAGAGTTACTCTTCTCTCTAATCTGGGGTCTGGCTTGCGGGAGCCATGGAAATTTCTTCCTCTCCTGGTGAAGATAATCCACAAATCCAGATTAAGGTATTATGGGAAGTTTGGTCAAAAGATTGATTACCCCTACCAG GCGTATTTTGAAGTTGCCGACCAGAGTGGCACGATGTCTCTCGTGCTTTGGAATGAACTTTGTCCAGAGTTTTATCAGAGATTCACTGTTGGCACTGTGCTGTACCTCCAAAATTACACCCTGAAGCAGAGTTACTCAAATCGGTCACGTCCGCAGATGGACCATCACAGACTGCAAACCTTTACCTCTGTAG aaatctgcctgaatCGTCACAACCCGACGGCAATCATAACTGTGATCTCACCAAAGAACGTTCGGCCTGAGTGGATGCTGCCTGACGTTTGCTACCAGTTCACCTGCAG GTCGGAGTTGGACAAACTAGCCAACAACGCGGCGTGCGACGTCATTGCTTTGGTGACATTTGTTGGTCGTGTTGAAAGAGTCAAGAGCAAAATGACTAAAG GTCCAGAGAAATACTGGACGTATCGCTGGATCCACGCTGTGGACGGAACATCTGACCACCCTTTTGTCCTGGAGCTGTTTTCCTCTTCCCAAATGGACATTTTCAGTCGTATTTGTCCGA tgacCTACCTGGTCTGCACTCAGATGCGACTTTGCCAAGTGGAGGGCTCACTGCCGTACCTCACCAGCAGCTCTGAGACGGAGATGTTCGTCACAG GCTGCCACAAAGGTCAGCCGTACGTGAGCGATCCGAGAGTGAAGAGCTTCATCCAGTGGACCAAAACCCAGAAGGACAATGCAGTGCTCCAGAAAACTGCTGTTGGCGGCCATTACTGTTACCCTCACCCCCCAAGAACATTTACACAGTCAGCGGCAGACGCCTCAG TTCAAGTCCCCCTGGTTTCTGCAGAGGATCTGAAGCAGGAGTTAGCGTCGCTTCAATACCGAGAGCATAAAAAACTTGCAATTCAGGGCCAGATCACTGCGGTGCGCTACATGGAAAGGCCGAAAGTCCCAGATGCACATCAACCAGGCGACGAGCAG acagTCCCAGATACACACAGtccgtcagcagcagctgagcagcagagccgtTTACCCTCTCCGTCCTCTGATGGCAGCTCAGCAGGAAGCGGGAGAAAAAGGATTCCTGTCAG GAAAACTAAGCAGTCCTCAAACGACGGTGGCACTTCAGCGAAAAG acGGCTTGTATATAAAGATGCAGAGGAGGAAAGCCACCACTGTGACCCTGCATGTGAGGAAGTTCAGCATGTAGAAACAGAAGAGGACAATAGAG ATTCAGACGCTCTGTCTTGGGAAAGCAGCAGCTGGGCGACACAGCGACAAGAAGTGAGGGAACATCTGTGTGACGGCGGCCTCTACCGGGACAGCGTCTCCCGGCGGTTCTCCTTCGAAGAGAAGGACGTCCTCCTGCAGTGGGGCAACCTGCAGCCGACCCGGTGGCACCCGGACCTCACCGCAGACGCCGTCCCGCCTGCGGACTGCCCGGGGTACTACCAAGTCACCATATTAG GCATTAACAAACAGATCGCCGTCGACGCTGCGTGTTTCCCTGTCGTGACCTCCGACGACCCCCGAACCGTTGGCCTCTCTCAGGACCCCCACGGCAACACCATGCTGTCCTGCCTGTCGTCGGGGTTTCTCTGCCCTCTCGGCGACGCGGCCAGCCACAGCGAAACAGCCCTGCCCGAGCCAA ATGAGATACTGGCGACCGCCGGCgagctggaggacacacacctcGTGTGCATCTTGGACCTTTGTCA
- the radx gene encoding RPA-related protein RADX isoform X2: MERSAVLQSDAPLQLSRKHYLSLWNNDDPEGDMWRSGSSSSVTVLDVSRVTLLSNLGSGLREPWKFLPLLVKIIHKSRLRYYGKFGQKIDYPYQAYFEVADQSGTMSLVLWNELCPEFYQRFTVGTVLYLQNYTLKQSYSNRSRPQMDHHRLQTFTSVEICLNRHNPTAIITVISPKNVRPEWMLPDVCYQFTCRSELDKLANNAACDVIALVTFVGRVERVKSKMTKGPEKYWTYRWIHAVDGTSDHPFVLELFSSSQMDIFSRICPMTYLVCTQMRLCQVEGSLPYLTSSSETEMFVTGCHKGQPYVSDPRVKSFIQWTKTQKDNAVLQKTAVGGHYCYPHPPRTFTQSAADASVQVPLVSAEDLKQELASLQYREHKKLAIQGQITAVRYMERPKVPDAHQPGDEQTVPDTHSPSAAAEQQSRLPSPSSDGSSAGSGRKRIPVRKTKQSSNDGGTSAKRRLVYKDAEEESHHCDPACEEVQHVETEEDNRDSDALSWESSSWATQRQEVREHLCDGGLYRDSVSRRFSFEEKDVLLQWGNLQPTRWHPDLTADAVPPADCPGYYQVTILGINKQIAVDAACFPVVTSDDPRTVGLSQDPHGNTMLSCLSSGFLCPLGDAASHSETALPEPNEILATAGELEDTHLVCILDLCHLGGDEVEILISKVYKVSEVSFS, encoded by the exons ATGGAGAGGAGCGCGGTGCTGCAGAGCGATGCTCCTcttcagctgagcagaaaaCACTACCTGTCTCTGTGGAACAACGACGACCCTGAAGGGGACATGTGGCGTTCAGGGTCCTCCTCTTCTGTTACAGTGCTGGATG TGTCCAGAGTTACTCTTCTCTCTAATCTGGGGTCTGGCTTGCGGGAGCCATGGAAATTTCTTCCTCTCCTGGTGAAGATAATCCACAAATCCAGATTAAGGTATTATGGGAAGTTTGGTCAAAAGATTGATTACCCCTACCAG GCGTATTTTGAAGTTGCCGACCAGAGTGGCACGATGTCTCTCGTGCTTTGGAATGAACTTTGTCCAGAGTTTTATCAGAGATTCACTGTTGGCACTGTGCTGTACCTCCAAAATTACACCCTGAAGCAGAGTTACTCAAATCGGTCACGTCCGCAGATGGACCATCACAGACTGCAAACCTTTACCTCTGTAG aaatctgcctgaatCGTCACAACCCGACGGCAATCATAACTGTGATCTCACCAAAGAACGTTCGGCCTGAGTGGATGCTGCCTGACGTTTGCTACCAGTTCACCTGCAG GTCGGAGTTGGACAAACTAGCCAACAACGCGGCGTGCGACGTCATTGCTTTGGTGACATTTGTTGGTCGTGTTGAAAGAGTCAAGAGCAAAATGACTAAAG GTCCAGAGAAATACTGGACGTATCGCTGGATCCACGCTGTGGACGGAACATCTGACCACCCTTTTGTCCTGGAGCTGTTTTCCTCTTCCCAAATGGACATTTTCAGTCGTATTTGTCCGA tgacCTACCTGGTCTGCACTCAGATGCGACTTTGCCAAGTGGAGGGCTCACTGCCGTACCTCACCAGCAGCTCTGAGACGGAGATGTTCGTCACAG GCTGCCACAAAGGTCAGCCGTACGTGAGCGATCCGAGAGTGAAGAGCTTCATCCAGTGGACCAAAACCCAGAAGGACAATGCAGTGCTCCAGAAAACTGCTGTTGGCGGCCATTACTGTTACCCTCACCCCCCAAGAACATTTACACAGTCAGCGGCAGACGCCTCAG TTCAAGTCCCCCTGGTTTCTGCAGAGGATCTGAAGCAGGAGTTAGCGTCGCTTCAATACCGAGAGCATAAAAAACTTGCAATTCAGGGCCAGATCACTGCGGTGCGCTACATGGAAAGGCCGAAAGTCCCAGATGCACATCAACCAGGCGACGAGCAG acagTCCCAGATACACACAGtccgtcagcagcagctgagcagcagagccgtTTACCCTCTCCGTCCTCTGATGGCAGCTCAGCAGGAAGCGGGAGAAAAAGGATTCCTGTCAG GAAAACTAAGCAGTCCTCAAACGACGGTGGCACTTCAGCGAAAAG acGGCTTGTATATAAAGATGCAGAGGAGGAAAGCCACCACTGTGACCCTGCATGTGAGGAAGTTCAGCATGTAGAAACAGAAGAGGACAATAGAG ATTCAGACGCTCTGTCTTGGGAAAGCAGCAGCTGGGCGACACAGCGACAAGAAGTGAGGGAACATCTGTGTGACGGCGGCCTCTACCGGGACAGCGTCTCCCGGCGGTTCTCCTTCGAAGAGAAGGACGTCCTCCTGCAGTGGGGCAACCTGCAGCCGACCCGGTGGCACCCGGACCTCACCGCAGACGCCGTCCCGCCTGCGGACTGCCCGGGGTACTACCAAGTCACCATATTAG GCATTAACAAACAGATCGCCGTCGACGCTGCGTGTTTCCCTGTCGTGACCTCCGACGACCCCCGAACCGTTGGCCTCTCTCAGGACCCCCACGGCAACACCATGCTGTCCTGCCTGTCGTCGGGGTTTCTCTGCCCTCTCGGCGACGCGGCCAGCCACAGCGAAACAGCCCTGCCCGAGCCAA ATGAGATACTGGCGACCGCCGGCgagctggaggacacacacctcGTGTGCATCTTGGACCTTTGTCA